A section of the Acanthochromis polyacanthus isolate Apoly-LR-REF ecotype Palm Island chromosome 13, KAUST_Apoly_ChrSc, whole genome shotgun sequence genome encodes:
- the mmp20a gene encoding matrix metalloproteinase-20: MELLWMWIPVLGSLLFVEISRTLPIDEDQQLRREDMELAEGYLNRFYGLNVRDHRARSRRIRSAPAMEEKIREMQHFFGLRETGNLDSNTLDVMKEPRCGVPDVDNFSFYPSKPKWKKHTITYTITKYTPDMKREDVEKSFRFALKMWSDAAPLKFIKVNHGKADIVFSFARRTHGDFFPFDGPRGVLAHAFQPGEGLGGDVHFDEDETWTAGRQGYSLFAVAAHELGHSLGLTHSRDPSAIMYPNYRHQSRTQYSLSADDVLGIQTLYGKPGKKVASQVSPNKCDPSFSFDAATMINNEIVFFKNKYMWMRTTRMTYWNRLTEGHSSTYLPSISSHVDAAYDIPAKGVAYIFTGHKYWVVQQLKMKSRAGSIHEYGFSSRVRQVDAAVHVSEYGKTVFFIGEFYYRYDEQKRQMDPGFPRLIQTDWPGIPRRVDAAFKLHGSIFLLSGTKSYQYDFRLKRVVKVISGNSWLGC; this comes from the exons ATGGAGTTGTTGTGGATGTGGATACCCGTTTTGGGCTCTCTGTTGTTTGTGGAAATCTCGCGGACTCTACCCATTGATGAGGACCAGCAACTGAGGCGTGAGGACATGGAGCTGGCTGAG GGCTACCTGAACAGGTTCTATGGTCTGAACGTCAGAGACCACAGAGCTCGATCAAGAAGGATCAGGTCTGCACCAGCAATGGAGGAGAAAATCAGAGAAATGCAACACTTCTTTGGTCTGAGAGAAACAGGAAACCTGGACTCTAACACCCTGGATGTGATGAAGGAGCCAAGGTGTGGCGTTCCAGATGTGGACAACTTCAGCTTTTACCCCAGTAAACCTAAATGGAAGAAGCACACCATCACATACAC GATTACCAAATATACTCCAGACATGAAGCGAGAGGATGTGGAAAAGTCCTTTCGTTTTGCCCTGAAGATGTGGAGCGATGCGGCTCCACTGAAGTTCATCAAAGTCAACCATGGCAAAGCTGATATAGTCTTCTCCTTCGCACGCAGAA CTCATGGAGATTTCTTCCCCTTTGATGGACCCCGGGGTGTGTTGGCTCATGCCTTTCAGCCAGGAGAGGGGTTGGGTGGAGACGTGCACTTTGATGAGGATGAAACGTGGACAGCAGGGAGGCAAG GTTACAGCCTGTTTGCTGTTGCAGCTCATGAGCTCGGTCACTCTCTGGGTTTGACTCATTCCAGAGACCCCTCTGCCATCATGTACCCCAACTACAGACATCAGAGCCGAACACAGTACTCTCTATCTGCAGACGACGTGCTGGGGATCCAAACGCTGTACG GCAAGCCTGGCAAAAAAGTGGCATCCCAAGTCTCTCCAAATAAATGTGACCCCAGCTTTTCTTTTGATGCAGCAACAATGATTAACAATGagattgttttctttaaaaacaa GTACATGTGGATGAGAACAACAAGGATGACCTACTGGAATCGCCTGACAGAGGGCCACAGCAGCACATATTTACCCAGCATCAGTTCTCACGTTGATGCTGCTTATGACATCCCTGCCAAAGGCGTGGCGTACATATTCACTG GTCATAAGTACTGGGTGGTTCAACAGCTTAAGATGAAAAGTCGCGCTGGCTCCATCCACGAGTACGGCTTCTCCTCCAGAGTCAGGCAGGTTGATGCTGCCGTACATGTCAGTGAATACGGGAAGACTGTGTTCTTCATCGGAGAGTTTTATTACAG GTACGATGAGCAGAAGAGACAGATGGACCCCGGCTTCCCCAGACTCATCCAAACCGACTGGCCTGGAATCCCCAGAAGAGTCGACGCTGCATTTAAGTTACATG GTAGCATCTTCCTCCTCAGTGGGACAAAATCTTACCAGTACGACTTCAGACTGAAGCGGGTGGTGAAGGTGATTTCAGGAAACTCTTGGCTGGGATGCTGA